A stretch of Chloroflexota bacterium DNA encodes these proteins:
- a CDS encoding PIN domain-containing protein, translating into MPSQRERIYWDADVFLSYINGIEDRLAVLDALLADSASDKGTIELYTSIVSQVEVAFAKTEQEKKALDADVEKQIDAMWADRSALKLVEFHDAISRQARELIRMAITRGWSLKPHDAIHLATAKQMQVAEFHTYDKALDKYSSQIGFSIQRPHTGKPRLMP; encoded by the coding sequence ATGCCTAGTCAGCGTGAGCGAATCTATTGGGATGCTGATGTTTTCCTATCGTATATTAACGGCATCGAAGACAGATTGGCAGTGCTTGATGCCCTACTTGCGGATAGCGCGAGCGACAAAGGAACCATTGAGCTTTACACATCGATAGTCTCTCAGGTGGAGGTAGCTTTCGCAAAAACCGAACAGGAGAAGAAGGCTCTTGACGCGGACGTGGAGAAACAGATTGACGCTATGTGGGCAGACCGAAGTGCTCTCAAACTTGTTGAGTTTCACGATGCAATCAGCAGGCAGGCGCGGGAACTAATCCGCATGGCCATCACAAGAGGTTGGAGCCTAAAACCCCATGATGCTATTCACCTTGCTACAGCAAAACAAATGCAGGTTGCCGAATTTCATACATATGATAAGGCGTTAGACAAGTATTCTAGCCAGATTGGCTTCAGTATCCAGCGGCCGCACACTGGCAAACCGAGGTTAATGCCATGA
- a CDS encoding NUDIX hydrolase — protein MKRPSSSPSSPYAGSRRKRSGLLKREKALSSRRIYQGRALGLRVDEVEMPSGRRATREVVEHPDAVVVVPLDGEGGVYLVRQYRQAVDKHLLELPAGGVEPGETPEACVVRELREEIGMRPGKIERVGGFYSAPGFCTEYLYLFLARDLRPDRLPAEDAEVIDVVHVALKEIPRLIASGEIEDSKTIAGLLLALSILHGTG, from the coding sequence ATGAAACGGCCCTCCTCCTCCCCCTCAAGCCCGTACGCTGGCTCAAGAAGAAAGAGAAGCGGGTTGCTTAAGCGGGAAAAGGCCCTCTCCAGCCGGAGAATATACCAGGGGAGGGCGCTGGGCCTGCGGGTGGACGAGGTGGAGATGCCCTCGGGCCGCCGCGCCACGAGGGAGGTGGTGGAGCACCCCGACGCCGTGGTGGTGGTCCCATTAGACGGCGAAGGCGGGGTCTATCTCGTCCGCCAGTACCGCCAGGCGGTGGACAAGCACCTCCTGGAGCTCCCCGCCGGCGGGGTGGAGCCGGGGGAGACCCCCGAGGCCTGCGTGGTGAGGGAGCTGAGAGAAGAGATAGGCATGAGGCCGGGGAAGATAGAGCGGGTGGGTGGCTTCTACTCCGCCCCCGGGTTCTGCACCGAGTACCTGTATCTGTTTCTGGCCAGAGACCTTAGGCCCGACCGCCTCCCCGCCGAGGACGCCGAGGTCATAGATGTGGTCCATGTTGCCCTGAAAGAAATCCCCCGCCTCATCGCCTCCGGCGAAATAGAGGACTCCAAGACCATAGCGGGGCTGCTGCTGGCGCTGTCTATCTTGCATGGTACAGGCTGA
- a CDS encoding N-acetyltransferase has product MQVEKARIDDVPAIHRLVNFFADRGEMLHRPLSEVYENLRDFFVIRKDEELAACVALHICWSDLAEIKSLAVREEDQDQGVGKTLAEACIEEARGLGIATLFALTYKPTFFEKLGFKRVDVQELPRKVWGECQRCPKFPNCDETALLLPLKPVRWLKKKEKRVA; this is encoded by the coding sequence ATGCAGGTAGAAAAGGCCCGCATTGACGATGTCCCCGCTATCCACCGCCTGGTGAACTTCTTCGCCGACAGGGGGGAGATGCTCCACCGCCCCCTCTCCGAGGTCTATGAGAACCTGCGGGACTTCTTCGTCATCAGGAAGGATGAGGAGCTGGCGGCCTGCGTGGCCCTCCATATCTGCTGGTCAGACCTGGCAGAGATAAAGTCCCTGGCGGTGAGGGAGGAGGACCAGGACCAGGGTGTGGGCAAGACGCTGGCCGAGGCCTGTATTGAGGAGGCCAGGGGCCTGGGCATCGCCACCCTCTTCGCCCTCACCTATAAGCCCACCTTCTTTGAAAAGCTGGGCTTCAAGAGGGTGGATGTGCAGGAGCTCCCCCGCAAGGTATGGGGGGAGTGCCAGCGCTGCCCCAAGTTCCCCAACTGCGATGAAACGGCCCTCCTCCTCCCCCTCAAGCCCGTACGCTGGCTCAAGAAGAAAGAGAAGCGGGTTGCTTAA
- a CDS encoding NAD(+)/NADH kinase — MKRVGILFNPRLEEAIGLARELSQLLEKNGVTSWLCSAREEELACPQVPGSDLLLSLGGDGTLLRAVRVAVPHTVPVLGINLGRLGFMAELGVEEARKKLPALLRGEGRIEERALLEARLADGKAGFALNEVAVARGGVCRAICISAWVDGEPLGTYRADGLIVATATGSTAYALSVGGPILYPQSLDLLLIPISPHPCPSAPLVLPPDSRVELEVHTDHQAIVSLDGQRETALKSGDRVEVRRSQHRARLLRTQPPGHFYRRVMDRLTGKG, encoded by the coding sequence GTGAAGAGAGTCGGCATCCTCTTTAACCCGCGGCTGGAGGAGGCTATCGGGCTGGCGCGGGAGCTCTCCCAGCTCCTGGAGAAGAACGGCGTTACCTCCTGGCTGTGCTCCGCCCGTGAGGAGGAGTTGGCGTGCCCCCAGGTCCCCGGCTCCGACCTCCTCCTCAGCCTGGGGGGGGACGGCACTCTCCTGCGGGCCGTCCGGGTGGCGGTGCCCCACACGGTCCCTGTCCTGGGGATAAACCTGGGCCGCCTGGGCTTTATGGCCGAGCTGGGGGTGGAGGAGGCCAGAAAGAAGCTCCCCGCACTTCTCCGGGGAGAGGGAAGGATAGAAGAGAGGGCCCTGCTGGAGGCCCGGCTCGCCGATGGCAAAGCAGGATTTGCCCTCAATGAGGTGGCGGTGGCCCGGGGTGGGGTCTGCCGGGCAATTTGCATCAGCGCCTGGGTGGACGGGGAGCCGCTGGGCACCTACCGGGCCGACGGCCTTATCGTGGCCACCGCCACGGGGAGCACCGCCTACGCCCTTTCGGTGGGGGGGCCCATCCTCTATCCCCAGTCCCTGGACCTGCTCCTCATCCCCATCTCCCCTCACCCCTGCCCCTCCGCTCCCCTTGTCCTTCCCCCAGATTCCCGGGTGGAGCTGGAGGTGCACACCGACCACCAGGCCATCGTTAGCCTGGACGGCCAGCGGGAAACGGCCCTCAAGAGCGGGGACCGGGTGGAGGTGAGGCGAAGCCAGCACCGGGCCCGCCTCCTCCGGACCCAGCCCCCCGGCCACTTCTACCGGAGGGTCATGGACCGCCTCACGGGAAAGGGATGA